In Miscanthus floridulus cultivar M001 chromosome 5, ASM1932011v1, whole genome shotgun sequence, one genomic interval encodes:
- the LOC136453764 gene encoding GRAS family protein RAD1-like: protein MGTSEQPCTSTPNLFTASSYGASQQIHHLLPQHDSVICTEPGLGFPYYCGTDQQDAAFDGDEVELGFQASNKATRVDYYSSPYQPSWPLARAAAAQSSRVRKQRFRDVLKSCKQKVEAMEAMESPVAFQEGEDGVAVGDGGGAGAAGGGCGGGSGGGADGMRFVQLLVACAEAVACRDRAQTAALLRELQAGAPVHGTAFQRVASCFVQGLADRLALAHPPALGPASMAFCIPPSCTGRDGERGEALALAYELCPYLRFAHFVANASILEAFEGESNVHVVDLGMTLGLDRAHQWRGLLDGLAARAGAKPARMRVTGVGAPADAMRAVGRELEAYAEGLGVCLEFRAVDRSLESLHIDDLGIDADEAVAISSILELHFVVKESRGALNSVLQTIRKLSPKAFVLVEQDAGHNGPFFLGRFMEALHYYAAVFDALDAALPRYDARRARVEQFHFGAEIRNVVGCEGAARVERHERADQWRRRMSRAGFQSMPIRMAARAREWLEENAGGGGYTVAEEKGCLVLGWKGKPVIAASCWKS from the coding sequence ATGGGCACATCTGAGCAGCCATGCACGAGCACGCCCAACTTGTTCACCGCCTCCTCCTATGGCGCCTCCCAGCAGATTCATCATCTGCTGCCACAGCACGACTCCGTGATCTGCACCGAACCAGGACTGGGCTTCCCCTACTACTGTGGCACTGATCAGCAGGACGCGGCGTTCGACGGCGACGAGGTAGAGCTCGGCTTCCAGGCTTCCAATAAGGCCACCAGGGTCGACTACTACAGCTCGCCTTACCAGCCGTCATGGCCGCTGGCTCGCGCCGCGGCCGCCCAATCGTCGCGCGTCAGGAAGCAGAGGTTCCGGGACGTTCTTAAGAGCTGCAAGCAGAAGGTCGAGGCCATGGAGGCGATGGAGTCCCCAGTGGCGTTCCAGGAAGGTGAGGACGGGGTTGCCGTGGGGGATGGTGGGGGTGCcggcgcggccggcggcggctgcggcggaggGAGTGGAGGCGGCGCGGACGGGATGCGGTTCGTGCAGCTGCTGGTCGCGTGCGCCGAGGCCGTGGCGTGCCGCGACCGCGCGCAGACCGCGGCGCTGCTGCGGGAGCTCCAGGCCGGCGCGCCCGTGCACGGGACGGCTTTCCAGCGCGTCGCGTCGTGCTTCGTGCAGGGCCTGGCGGACCGGCTGGCGCTGGCCCACCCGCCGGCGCTGGGCCCGGCCAGCATGGCGTTCTGCATCCCGCCGTCGTGCACGGGGCGcgacggcgagcgcggcgaggCGCTCGCGCTGGCGTACGAGCTGTGCCCGTACCTGCGGTTCGCGCACTTCGTGGCCAACGCCTCCATCCTGGAAGCCTTCGAGGGAGAGAGTAACGTCCACGTGGTGGACCTGGGCATGACGCTGGGCCTGGACCGCGCCCACCAGTGGCGCGGCCTCCTCGACGGCCTCGCCGCCCGCGCGGGCGCCAAGCCGGCGCGCATGCGCGTCACCGGCGTCGGCGCCCCCGCGGACGCCATGAGAGCAGTCGGCCGCGAGCTCGAGGCGTACGCGGAGGGGCTCGGGGTGTGCCTTGAGTTTAGGGCCGTCGACCGCAGCCTCGAGAGCCTGCACATCGACGACCTCGGGATCGACGCCGACGAGGCCGTGGCCATCAGCAGCATCCTGGAGCTGCACTTCGTGGTGAAGGAGAGCCGCGGGGCGCTCAACTCGGTGCTCCAGACCATCCGCAAGCTGTCGCCCAAGGCGTTCGTCCTCGTGGAGCAGGACGCGGGGCACAACGGGCCCTTCTTCCTGGGCCGGTTCATGGAGGCGCTCCACTACTACGCCGCCGTGTTCGACGCGCTCGACGCGGCGCTCCCGCGCTACGACGCGCGGCGCGCGCGCGTGGAGCAGTTCCACTTCGGCGCGGAGATCCGCAACGTGGTCGGCTGCGAGGGCGCGGCGCGCGTGGAGCGGCACGAGCGCGCTGACCAGTGGCGGCGCCGCATGAGCCGCGCCGGGTTCCAGTCCATGCCGATCAGGATGGCGGCCAGGGCGCGGGAGTGGCTGGAGGAgaacgccggcggcggcgggtacACGGTGGCCGAGGAGAAGGGATGCCTCGTCCTCGGCTGGAAGGGCAAGCCCGTCATTGCCGCCTCCTGCTGGAAGTCCTAG
- the LOC136450900 gene encoding uncharacterized protein, whose translation MTAWKGPLPPPRITPLPSIGDFISPALQRQTRRRPGVHRPQFQIPNLGSTVIQNRTRPKPTRPAQVAPTRSATRRPLVAPHKGGPTQAEASTQPLRGPRRRVVNPTIIDAAATCAPSYLEVLMAGGDGGRRGGRGAPGSGGADRRRGRGRAIIDDGRGRDDGQGHRGRGRGGPMHNSGRGGPAPSAGRGGPPPAGPPPAGGRGNSARGGRNPRHAGGEADKDQGPNSSATEAAVVEQGQAEQEEGKKRKRNTVKKVCTICTDEHFTNLCPLLRGPKPSVALCGAAEDGMGFFQIQGARNNQIVETSQSSIAALVTVKVGKVSAQLLQAELARIIPVRWDWEVQQLGANSYVVPFPSKEELDRMIAIDTINTKNKEGTISFAEFVDDVQPIKVLEQVWLNVTGVPRRLRSFLSLWAVGTIVGATQKVDMVHLRATGQARILVAVFDPKKIPGMADVCVGTSIYRLFFKAEEDLQADTGADPSDEDLLSDKDLEEGDREMEDAEDPNPQNPQDNRKSSQQAPQHTQNVPPMQQANLVDEALDLACEQLLDEISLKVALESDLGTTRKSYSPPTQEELAFFNSNNTLFSSAVVPLPSTKIASTFVDASGEGGEGFTPPLPSPSPPLELVSLAAPIDIGCGLVGGSSEAALSSTSTAVETGIMTSVPAAVEEPEYAPAAQGRGPAPPPLEVTALMPAQGGGSATSTEETLRLDSSSPNVEVAQVMESTAAEVQEGGPTSPLAPLSTPTGGETVVVPASATWGEVAGTTATATLSTQPGEAVETPLPAAPSPPATTLGEAAVAPAGASQAVLEAALLEGAGATSPSLEGASNPTPVVVPIKELRRSTRNATLADIHTLHKAERLTAKKNLEFSGHFQGSVLVTLLGPAAA comes from the coding sequence ATGACGGCATGGAAAGgaccactgccaccaccacggATCACGCCTCTACCCTCCATCGGCGATTTCATCTCGCCGGCGTTGCAGCGGCAAACTCGCCGGCGTCCGGGTGTCCATCGGCCTCAATTTCAAATTCCAAATCTTGGATCCACCGTCATCCAAAACCGGACTCGGCCCAAGCCGACGCGACCGGCTCAGGTCGCCCCGACTCGGTCGGCTACGAGACGGCCTCTGGTCGCACCGCATAAGGGCGGTCCCACGCAAGCCGAAGCCTCCACGCAACCACTCCGAGGCCCGAGACGTCGAGTGGTCAACCCTACGATCATCGACGCCGCCGCAACCTGCGCTCCGTCATACCTCGAGGTGCTGATGGCCGGGGGAGACGGGGGAAGGAGAGGAGGCCGGGGCGctcctggcagcggcggagccgaTCGCCGCCGGGGTCGCGGCCGCGCCATCATCGACGACGGACGCGGACGGGACGACGGCCAGGGACATCGAGGACGTGGTCGCGGGGGTCCGATGCACAACTCTGGCCGTGGGGGTCCAGCACCCTCTGCCGGCCGTGGAGGCCCTCCACCGGCTGGCCCTCCACCGGCCGGCGGTAGGGGCAACTCTGCCCGGGGTGGACGAAACCCTCGGCACGCAGGAGGTGAAGCTGACAAAGATCAAGGTCCAAATAGCTCTGCAACAGAGGCTGCAGTGGTTGAACAGGGACAAGCCGAGCAAGAAGAAGGGAAGAAAAGGAAACGAAACACAGTGAAGAAGGTGTGCACTATTTGCACGGATGAGCACTTCACAAATTTATGCCCTTTGTTGCGAGGCCCCAAACCCTCAGTCGCGTTGTGTGGTGCAGCTGAGGATGGGATGGGGTTTTTCCAAATCCAGGGTGCAAGAAATAATCAGATCGTGGAGACATCACAGTCTTCAATTGCAGCACTCGTCACTGTCAAAGTCGGCAAAGTATCGGCACAGTTACTTCAGGCGGAGCTGGCTAGGATTATCCCGGTCCGTTGGGATTGGGAGGTACAACAGCTGGGGGCTAACTCTTATGTTGTCCCCTTCCCCAGCAAAGAAGAACTGGATCGCATGATAGCAATAGACACCATCAACACAAAGAACAAGGAAGGCACTATATCTTTTGCTGAGTTTGTGGATGATGTGCAGCCTATTAAGGTGTTGGAGCAGGTATGGCTAAATGTCACCGGTGTCCCTAGGCGCCTGCGTTCGTTCCTATCGCTGTGGGCAGTGGGGACTATTGTTGGAGCTACGCAGAAGGTGGACATGGTTCATCTCAGGGCAACAGGTCAAGCCCGCATTCTAGTGGCTGTTTTTGACCCCAAGAAGATACCAGGTATGGCGGACGTTTGTGTTGGCACTAGTATCTACCGCCTATTTTTCAAGGCGGAGGAAGATTTACAAGCCGACACCGGTGCTGATCCGTCTGATGAGGACTTGTTGAGTGATAAAGATCTGGAGGAGGGAGACCGTGAAATGGAAGATGCGGAAGATCCTAACCCGCAGAACCCTCAGGATAATAGGAAGTCTTCCCAACAGGCACCGCAGCATACTCAAAATGTCCCACCTATGCAACAGGCAAATCTAGTAGATGAAGCTTTGGACTTGGCCTGTGAGCAACTCTTGGATGAGATCAGTCTTAAAGTTGCTTTGGAGTCTGACCTGGGGACTACCAGGAAGAGTTACTCTCCACCAACACAAGAAGAATTAGCGTTTTTTAACTCTAATAATACTCTTTTTTCTTCTGCTGTTGTGCCACTACCTTCGACAAAGATTGCTAGTACATTTGTCGACGCTTCGGGTGAGGGAGGAGAGGGCTTTACTCCGCCATTGCCCTCCCCCTCGCCACCGCTGGAGCTGGTGTCTCTTGCTGCCCCTATTGATATAGGGTGCGGCCTCGTTGGGGGCTCATCGGAGGCGGCCCTCTCTTCTACTTCTACAGCGGTGGAGACCGGTATCATGACGTCGGTCCCTGCAGCGGTGGAGGAACCAGAGTACGCCCCCGCTGCACAGGGACGTGGCCCGGCACCCCCACCACTGGAGGTCACCGCCCTGATGCCTGCACAGGGAGGTGGCTCGGCCACATCGACGGAGGAGACGCTCCGGCTTGACTCGTCGTCACCCAATGTTGAGGTGGCTCAGGTGATGGAGTCCACCGCTGCGGAGGTTCAGGAGGGGGGCCCTACTTCGCCACTCGCCCCCCTGTCCACGCCGACCGGGGGAGAGACAGTGGTGGTGCCGGCCTCTGCTACCTGGGGAGAGGTAGCGGGGACTACCGCCACTGCTACTCTCTCCACCCAGCCTGGAGAGGCTGTGGAGACGCCACTGCCTGCTGCACCCTCTCCCCCTGCTACGACCTTGGGAGAGGCAGCGGTGGCACCAGCCGGTGCATCTCAGGCCGTCTTGGAGGCAGCATTGTTGGAAGGAGCGGGTGCTACCTCACCATCTCTTGAGGGAGCCTCCAATCCCACACCTGTGGTGGTTCCCATCAAAGAACTACGACGGAGCACCAGAAACGCAACTTTAGCGGATATTCATACACTCCATAAGGCGGAACGTTTGACGGCGAAAAAGAACCTCGAATTCTCAG